The following proteins come from a genomic window of Pseudomonas cichorii:
- a CDS encoding undecaprenyl-phosphate glucose phosphotransferase, producing the protein MRTPVRGILHAHQSALSVAHRLLDLTIIVLIGYWQSQQQPAASTAEIWFQIILAVLVFHWLSEFHQLYGSWRGERILRELAKVFNYWALTFVILLSVDYLLLSSFRMPDNSHMTWFALVLAALCGYRLLIRRVLHGLRRHGFNTRRVAIVGTGQVGARLAQSISSAPWMGLNLLGFYDSHPRQMELNNNDHHVPVLGNLEQLIDDAREGRIDKVYITLAFSGEPHLRELITGLSDTTASVYLIPDVFMFELLHARSESINGLASISIFDSPMDGAWSLVKRAEDILLSILILLLIALPMLLIAIAIKLTSPGPILFRQRRYGLDGRPIMVWKFRSMNVQENGAVVRQATRNDARITPLGAFLRRTSLDELPQFLNVLRGDMSIVGPRPHAVAHNEQYRKQVSGYMLRHKVKPGITGWAQINGWRGETDTLDKMQKRVEFDLEYIEHWSVWLDLKIILLTLFKGFLNKNAF; encoded by the coding sequence ATGCGCACCCCAGTCCGCGGCATCCTGCATGCCCACCAATCAGCCTTATCAGTGGCTCATCGTTTGCTGGATCTGACAATCATTGTGCTGATCGGCTATTGGCAGAGTCAGCAACAACCGGCCGCCAGCACTGCCGAAATCTGGTTCCAGATCATCCTCGCCGTACTGGTTTTCCATTGGCTGAGCGAGTTTCACCAACTCTATGGATCATGGCGCGGCGAACGCATCCTGCGGGAGCTGGCCAAGGTCTTCAATTACTGGGCACTGACGTTCGTTATTCTGCTGTCCGTAGACTATTTGCTGCTCAGCAGTTTCCGGATGCCCGATAACAGCCACATGACCTGGTTCGCGCTGGTACTGGCCGCCCTGTGTGGCTATCGGCTGCTGATTCGCCGGGTTCTGCATGGTTTGCGGCGTCACGGCTTCAATACAAGGCGGGTCGCGATTGTCGGTACCGGTCAGGTCGGTGCCCGGCTGGCGCAGTCCATTTCCAGCGCGCCGTGGATGGGCCTGAATCTGCTGGGCTTCTACGACTCGCACCCCCGCCAGATGGAACTCAATAACAACGATCATCATGTACCGGTGCTGGGCAATCTCGAACAACTGATCGACGACGCCCGAGAAGGCAGGATCGACAAGGTTTACATCACTCTGGCATTCAGCGGTGAGCCACACCTGCGTGAGCTGATCACAGGTTTGAGCGACACCACCGCCTCGGTGTACCTGATCCCGGATGTCTTCATGTTCGAGCTGCTGCATGCGCGCAGCGAAAGTATCAATGGCCTGGCCAGCATCAGCATTTTCGATTCGCCCATGGATGGCGCCTGGAGCCTGGTCAAACGGGCCGAGGATATTCTGCTGTCGATCCTGATTCTGCTGTTGATTGCCCTGCCCATGTTGCTGATTGCCATTGCGATCAAGCTGACGTCACCTGGCCCGATCCTGTTTCGCCAGCGGCGCTACGGCCTGGACGGACGACCAATCATGGTCTGGAAGTTTCGCAGCATGAATGTTCAGGAAAACGGGGCAGTCGTGCGCCAGGCCACCCGCAACGATGCGCGCATCACACCGCTGGGGGCTTTTCTGCGCCGGACATCCCTCGATGAGCTGCCGCAGTTTCTGAATGTGCTGCGCGGCGACATGTCCATCGTCGGCCCGCGCCCTCATGCCGTGGCGCATAACGAGCAATACCGCAAGCAGGTCAGCGGCTACATGCTGCGGCACAAGGTCAAGCCGGGCATTACCGGCTGGGCACAGATCAATGGCTGGCGTGGCGAAACCGACACGCTGGACAAGATGCAGAAGCGTGTCGAGTTCGACCTTGAATACATCGAGCACTGGTCAGTCTGGCTGGATCTCAAAATCATCCTGTTGACCCTGTTCAAAGGTTTTCTCAACAAGAACGCCTTCTGA
- a CDS encoding glycosyltransferase family 4 protein: MRIAIVHDWLVTYAGAERVLASLINIWPEADLFAVIDFLSDEDRAHLGGKVARTTFIQNLPGARTRYQRYLPLMPLAIEQLDLSGYDLIISSSHAVAKGVLTGPGQLHVSYVHSPIRYAWDLQHQYLRESGLDKGLKGKLARLVLHYMRMWDQRTATGVDDFIANSRFIGARICKAYRRESTVIYPPVDTQSFTFQEGPRQNYYFTASRMVPYKRLPMIIEAFAAMPDKQLVVVGDGPDMAKAQAIASKAPNVRLLGFQPAAVLLEHMRAAKAFVFAAEEDFGISPVEAQACGTPVIAFGKGGVLETVHGLDHPHPTGVFYRQQNMASLIAAVAEFESAQSLISAQACRANAERFSVRRFEQEMLSFVESRLSATQLTQLPTRHWLNPNSPNLINNEVSPRVVPAESV, translated from the coding sequence ATGAGAATTGCTATCGTCCACGACTGGCTGGTGACCTATGCCGGTGCCGAGCGCGTGCTGGCTTCACTGATCAATATCTGGCCCGAGGCGGATCTGTTTGCGGTCATCGACTTTCTCAGCGACGAAGACCGCGCCCATCTGGGCGGCAAGGTCGCCAGGACCACCTTTATCCAGAATCTGCCAGGCGCCAGAACCCGATACCAGCGCTACTTGCCATTGATGCCACTGGCCATCGAGCAACTGGATCTGTCCGGCTATGACCTGATCATCAGCAGCAGCCATGCCGTGGCCAAGGGTGTGCTCACCGGTCCCGGCCAGTTGCATGTCAGCTATGTCCACTCGCCTATTCGCTATGCCTGGGACCTGCAGCATCAATACCTGCGCGAGTCGGGCCTGGACAAGGGCCTCAAGGGCAAGCTGGCGCGGCTGGTGCTGCATTACATGCGCATGTGGGATCAACGCACCGCCACCGGCGTCGATGACTTCATCGCCAACTCGCGCTTCATTGGCGCAAGGATCTGCAAGGCTTACCGCCGTGAATCCACGGTGATCTACCCGCCGGTAGACACCCAGAGCTTCACCTTCCAGGAAGGTCCTCGGCAGAACTATTACTTCACCGCCTCACGCATGGTGCCTTACAAGCGCTTGCCAATGATCATCGAAGCCTTTGCCGCCATGCCGGACAAACAACTGGTGGTAGTGGGCGATGGCCCGGACATGGCCAAGGCCCAGGCCATCGCCAGCAAGGCACCCAACGTCCGATTGCTGGGTTTTCAGCCGGCAGCGGTGTTGCTTGAGCACATGCGCGCCGCCAAGGCATTCGTGTTCGCGGCCGAAGAGGATTTCGGCATCAGCCCGGTGGAGGCTCAGGCCTGCGGCACACCGGTGATTGCCTTTGGCAAGGGCGGCGTGCTGGAAACAGTCCACGGGCTGGACCACCCTCACCCCACCGGCGTGTTCTATCGGCAGCAGAACATGGCATCGCTGATCGCTGCCGTGGCCGAATTCGAGTCCGCGCAATCGCTCATCAGTGCCCAGGCCTGCCGTGCCAACGCCGAGCGCTTCTCGGTCCGGCGTTTTGAGCAGGAAATGCTGTCGTTCGTCGAGAGCCGATTGAGCGCCACGCAATTGACCCAACTGCCGACCCGGCACTGGCTGAATCCGAACAGCCCGAACCTGATCAACAACGAAGTGTCGCCCCGAGTCGTTCCAGCCGAATCCGTTTGA
- a CDS encoding glycosyltransferase family 4 protein, translating into MIFINARFLTQEIGGVQRFAEQLCLALKEIRNDLVFVAPHGIKRHESAKALEVRCIGRNSGHLWEQIDLPLYLRRQGSPLLLSTCSTGPVLYSNQIATHHDITYARFPQSYTRTFRTVYRIITPLLLSRIKTLVTSSSFSRGEISRFYGFPEKKVLVLPAAVSDAFIPKPPAQDTGKYLLAVSSPSAHKNFHRMIQAFMSLRGHEDVQLHIVGGAHGVFADPDLQRLACRDPRIRFLGRLSDAELIRQYQGATAFVFPSLYEGFGIPPLEAQACGCPVLAANAASIPEVLQSSALYFDPLDVSHMAAAMQRVLIDEPLRKALRTHGLKNVTRFSWESSAIRLSQRIDALLGSSPQHAANARSVPETPSGKS; encoded by the coding sequence ATGATCTTTATCAATGCCCGGTTTCTTACCCAGGAAATAGGCGGGGTCCAGCGCTTCGCAGAGCAGTTATGCCTTGCACTCAAGGAGATACGCAACGATCTGGTTTTTGTCGCCCCCCACGGGATCAAGCGTCATGAAAGCGCCAAGGCGCTGGAGGTGCGCTGCATCGGACGCAATAGCGGTCATCTGTGGGAACAAATCGACCTGCCGCTGTACCTGCGTCGCCAGGGCAGCCCGCTGCTGCTGTCGACCTGCAGCACCGGCCCAGTTCTTTACAGCAATCAGATTGCGACCCATCACGACATTACCTATGCACGCTTCCCGCAGAGTTACACACGAACCTTCAGGACCGTTTACCGGATCATCACGCCGCTCCTGCTTTCGCGGATCAAAACGCTTGTGACCAGCAGCAGTTTTTCCAGAGGCGAGATTTCCCGGTTCTACGGTTTCCCGGAAAAAAAGGTTCTGGTTCTGCCCGCCGCCGTCAGCGACGCCTTCATCCCTAAGCCCCCTGCGCAAGATACCGGGAAATACTTGCTGGCCGTGTCATCCCCAAGTGCGCACAAGAACTTCCACCGAATGATCCAGGCCTTCATGAGCTTGCGCGGGCATGAAGATGTCCAGTTGCACATCGTCGGCGGCGCCCACGGGGTCTTTGCAGACCCGGACCTGCAACGCCTGGCCTGCCGGGACCCACGGATCCGCTTTCTGGGACGCCTCAGCGATGCCGAACTGATCAGGCAGTACCAGGGCGCCACGGCTTTCGTCTTCCCTTCTCTGTACGAAGGCTTTGGCATTCCGCCGCTGGAAGCCCAGGCCTGCGGTTGCCCGGTGCTGGCGGCCAATGCGGCCTCGATCCCCGAAGTGCTGCAATCCAGCGCCCTGTATTTCGACCCTCTGGATGTCAGCCACATGGCTGCCGCCATGCAGCGGGTGCTGATCGATGAGCCGTTACGCAAGGCATTGCGCACACACGGCTTGAAGAACGTGACGCGCTTTTCCTGGGAAAGCTCGGCCATACGCCTGTCACAGCGCATCGATGCCCTGCTGGGCTCATCCCCTCAACACGCCGCCAATGCCCGCTCCGTGCCGGAAACCCCTTCGGGAAAAAGCTGA
- a CDS encoding glycosyltransferase family 4 protein: protein MKILFISSLYAPDIGGGAEIILQRMVEGLQQRGHGVTVLCTTARAGLHMDAVNQIKVYRAGLHNTYWHFTAQRPGRLARLGWHLRDRYNPGMRDHVKRVLSLEQPDLVMCHNLTGWSVSAWDEISQASIPVVQVLHDMYLLCPSSTMFKKGHSCRKQCGLCTRFRTGHDERSSQVDAVVGVSRFLLNSLQEKGYFKGSKSYVVYNASPCPANDSQVRATEPDSPLRFGYIGTLSDPKGVGWLIDQFQHLPFNATLQIAGRGQISDEERFKAMATSPNISFVGYQNPEVFYSMIDVAIVPSMWNEPFGMVAVEACAHSKPVIASRMGGLTEIIKDQLNGLLCSPDDPDSLGLAMLKLHQQPRLLARLGAQARHSVADFLSLELMLDQYENILIQTLQDRIALPRLHSLPDTA from the coding sequence ATGAAAATCCTGTTCATCAGCAGCCTTTATGCCCCCGATATCGGCGGTGGTGCCGAAATCATCCTGCAACGCATGGTCGAAGGCCTGCAGCAGCGCGGTCATGGCGTAACGGTACTGTGTACCACCGCCAGGGCCGGATTGCACATGGACGCGGTCAACCAGATCAAGGTCTATCGTGCCGGTCTGCACAATACGTACTGGCATTTCACGGCACAGCGGCCGGGACGTCTGGCCCGGCTTGGCTGGCACCTGCGCGATCGCTACAACCCCGGCATGCGCGACCATGTGAAGCGTGTTCTGTCACTGGAGCAGCCCGATCTGGTGATGTGCCACAACCTCACCGGCTGGTCGGTTTCGGCCTGGGATGAAATCAGCCAGGCCAGCATTCCGGTCGTGCAGGTCCTGCATGACATGTACCTGCTTTGCCCTAGCAGCACCATGTTCAAGAAAGGTCATAGCTGCCGGAAACAGTGCGGGCTTTGCACACGGTTTCGCACGGGTCACGACGAACGTTCTTCGCAAGTGGACGCCGTGGTAGGTGTCAGCCGCTTTCTGCTCAACAGCCTGCAGGAAAAGGGGTATTTCAAGGGTTCAAAAAGCTACGTTGTCTATAACGCCAGCCCGTGCCCGGCCAATGACTCTCAAGTCCGGGCAACCGAGCCCGATTCGCCTCTGCGCTTCGGCTATATCGGTACCTTGTCGGACCCCAAGGGCGTCGGCTGGCTGATCGATCAGTTCCAGCATCTGCCGTTCAACGCCACCCTGCAGATCGCCGGGCGCGGGCAGATCAGTGACGAGGAGCGTTTCAAGGCAATGGCCACGTCACCGAACATCAGCTTCGTCGGCTACCAGAACCCCGAGGTTTTCTACAGCATGATCGACGTGGCCATCGTGCCCTCCATGTGGAACGAGCCATTCGGCATGGTCGCCGTGGAAGCCTGCGCCCATTCAAAACCGGTCATTGCCAGCCGCATGGGCGGCCTGACCGAGATCATCAAGGATCAACTCAATGGCCTGCTTTGCAGCCCCGACGACCCGGACTCGCTGGGGCTGGCCATGCTCAAGCTGCATCAGCAACCCAGATTGCTGGCACGTCTTGGCGCTCAGGCCCGTCACAGTGTCGCTGACTTTCTGAGCCTGGAACTGATGCTGGACCAGTACGAAAACATTCTGATCCAGACCTTGCAGGACAGGATCGCATTGCCCCGGCTGCATTCCCTGCCCGATACCGCGTAG
- a CDS encoding glycosyltransferase yields MINRTTLVTLTYGDRFKYLHTLVSRSLESPQIERVIIVSNASVAPLESLSNKWPGQVQVIYLPDNTGSANGYAVGIQAALDAGAEYIWLMDDDNAPTINAISILHKYLHQREQIDGKDKAAVLGFRPTHQADIASGVPQRFAIQRRSSFFGFHIAQLPYKIWRRLPWGRPQALQGAPHMVQLPFATYGGLLAHRSLYQKIGLPLDALKLYADDSEYTWRITAGGGRIFLVPEALLDDLEDSWNIKARSSNVYENYLLGGSDLRAYYGARNQAWFDKNVWASSSLLYRLNRGIFFCLLRLIARRCDAGKRLNLIEKAIRDGEAGVLGLNRTYPL; encoded by the coding sequence ATGATCAACCGAACCACGCTGGTGACGCTCACCTATGGTGATCGTTTCAAATACCTGCACACACTCGTCAGCCGCTCGCTGGAAAGCCCGCAGATAGAGCGCGTCATCATTGTCAGCAATGCCTCAGTGGCGCCTCTGGAATCCCTGAGCAACAAATGGCCCGGCCAGGTGCAGGTGATCTATCTGCCCGACAATACCGGCTCGGCCAATGGTTATGCGGTGGGTATCCAGGCCGCGCTGGATGCAGGGGCCGAGTACATCTGGCTGATGGACGATGACAACGCGCCGACCATCAATGCCATTTCGATCCTGCATAAATACCTGCATCAGCGCGAACAGATCGATGGCAAGGACAAGGCTGCCGTTCTGGGTTTCCGTCCGACACATCAGGCAGACATTGCTTCAGGCGTACCTCAGCGTTTCGCCATCCAGCGGCGCTCGAGCTTTTTTGGGTTTCATATCGCGCAACTGCCCTACAAGATCTGGCGGCGCCTGCCCTGGGGACGACCTCAAGCCCTGCAAGGCGCGCCACACATGGTGCAATTGCCCTTTGCAACCTACGGCGGCCTGCTGGCTCATCGCAGTCTGTACCAGAAGATCGGATTGCCCCTCGATGCCTTGAAGCTGTATGCCGACGACAGCGAATACACCTGGCGCATAACAGCGGGCGGCGGGCGGATCTTTCTGGTGCCCGAAGCCTTGCTCGACGATCTGGAAGACTCCTGGAACATCAAGGCTCGCAGCAGCAATGTCTATGAGAACTACCTGCTGGGCGGTTCGGATCTGCGCGCCTATTACGGTGCCCGCAACCAGGCCTGGTTCGACAAGAATGTCTGGGCCTCGTCATCGCTGCTCTACCGGCTCAACCGCGGGATATTCTTCTGTCTGCTGAGGCTGATTGCCCGCCGCTGCGACGCCGGGAAACGCCTGAACCTGATCGAAAAAGCCATACGTGACGGAGAAGCCGGCGTGCTGGGCCTGAACAGGACGTATCCACTATGA
- the rfaH gene encoding transcription/translation regulatory transformer protein RfaH — translation MSDSHSSARWYLIQTKPRQEGRAQEHLQRQHFECYRPLTVSDNKKRIAKTEEELFPGYLFIRMHQVHDNWYPIRSTRGVARIVTFGGHPVPVQDHLIEQIRQRLLVPKPRAMYAQGESVRVTAGGFCDVEAIFLAAEGTERAVILLNLLQRQQKVVIPLSSLSPMQARA, via the coding sequence ATGTCCGATTCCCATAGCAGCGCCCGCTGGTACCTGATACAGACCAAACCCCGACAGGAAGGCCGTGCTCAGGAGCACTTGCAACGCCAGCATTTCGAGTGCTACCGGCCACTGACCGTCAGTGACAACAAAAAGCGCATCGCCAAGACCGAAGAAGAATTGTTTCCGGGCTACCTGTTCATTCGCATGCATCAGGTCCATGACAACTGGTACCCGATTCGCTCGACCCGTGGTGTGGCGCGCATCGTGACGTTCGGTGGGCATCCGGTGCCTGTTCAGGATCATCTGATCGAACAGATCCGCCAGCGCCTGCTGGTGCCCAAACCCAGGGCGATGTATGCCCAGGGTGAATCGGTGCGCGTGACCGCGGGCGGTTTCTGCGATGTCGAAGCGATTTTCCTGGCAGCCGAAGGGACCGAGCGTGCAGTGATCCTGCTCAATCTGCTGCAACGTCAGCAGAAAGTGGTGATCCCCCTCAGCAGCCTGTCGCCGATGCAGGCCAGGGCCTGA
- a CDS encoding WbqC family protein — protein MARTIAMMQPYLFPYLGYFQLIAAADVFVLGDDLQYIRAGWVNRNRILCNGEARLISFPLKKDHFALPIMQRHLVDNFNEEASRLINLITQSYRKAPYFAQVMPLIERLIRFPQQNLALYAEHSIRELCSYLQIITPILRGSDLKLVSCTDKQDRVINIAHIFSATTVLNPIGGMELYDRDHFAHNGLLLRFFKMDPIVYSQSAHPFVANLSIIDVLMFNSLERVQELLTRYSNNESVAANDAYIQIGTEAVSTLSPQLAVE, from the coding sequence ATGGCCAGGACCATAGCAATGATGCAGCCATACCTGTTTCCTTATCTGGGTTACTTTCAGCTCATCGCAGCCGCAGATGTCTTCGTCCTGGGTGACGATCTGCAATATATCCGTGCAGGCTGGGTCAACCGCAACCGTATCCTGTGCAACGGCGAAGCCCGGCTGATCAGCTTCCCGTTGAAAAAGGACCACTTCGCGCTGCCCATCATGCAGCGTCATCTGGTGGACAACTTCAACGAGGAAGCCAGTCGCCTCATCAACCTGATAACCCAGAGCTATCGCAAGGCGCCTTATTTCGCTCAGGTGATGCCATTGATCGAGCGCCTGATTCGCTTTCCGCAACAGAACCTTGCGCTGTACGCCGAACATTCCATCCGCGAGTTGTGCTCATACCTGCAAATCATCACGCCTATCCTGCGCGGCTCCGATCTGAAACTGGTGTCATGCACAGACAAGCAGGACCGGGTCATCAATATTGCGCACATCTTCTCGGCGACCACCGTTCTCAACCCGATCGGCGGTATGGAGTTGTACGACCGCGACCATTTCGCCCACAACGGCCTGCTGCTGCGGTTTTTCAAGATGGACCCGATTGTCTATTCGCAGTCTGCCCACCCTTTCGTGGCCAACCTGTCGATCATCGATGTGCTGATGTTCAACAGCCTGGAGCGCGTTCAGGAGCTGCTGACCCGTTACAGCAACAATGAAAGTGTTGCCGCCAACGACGCCTATATCCAGATCGGTACCGAAGCGGTATCGACCCTGTCTCCACAACTTGCAGTGGAGTGA
- a CDS encoding polysaccharide biosynthesis tyrosine autokinase, with product MTVMNRSSLDYYQDTRVDLATILRMLFDHKGLIIWIVSLFFMVGLAYAILATPIFQANAMIQIEPKKVGIEGTPEVSNKPMSVSQAMTEIELIKSRALLGKVVDDLKLNIIQKPNVLPVVGPYLYRTFKPEYEGALAEPMFGLEQYAWGGEKIDIFQLEVPQDLLGEDLTLVAGKPGTFALYDKDHALLLSGATHRTVEGRGVKIQVADIQARPGTEFTVSRLRTLSAALIYQKRLKITEAGKDSGIIYLSIEDQDAKQANEILNEISRLYVRQNVERSSAEAAQRLEFLRSQLPMVRKQLEESEVALNNFQTSAKSVDLSIETKGVLDQVVKLDSMLSELKLKRVELERLYTREHPTYRSLMNQMTQLEQQKQGLLKKIEALPLTQQELLRLTRDMQVTSQTYTLMLNKSQEQDILRAGSIGNVRVIDNADTNVERPVKPMKTLIVLIATLLGGLVAVSIIFVRQAFYRGVESAEFIENIGMPVYASLPYSRQQERLEKNLQSRVASKDSKLLSIAAPTELAIESLRSLRTSLHFAMLEARNNVLMISSPSPGVGKSFVSSNLAAIIAQTGKRVLLIDADMRKGYLHRVLGLQPKHGLSDTLAARLHCTEVINHTQIRHLDFISCGFAAPNPSELLMHDNFNKMLNELSPLYDLILIDTPPILAVTDATLVGRQAGTCLLVARFGVTTIKEIEACKRRLGQNGILIKGAIFNAVVRKASSSDYDCAAYGYSYNPVHK from the coding sequence ATGACCGTCATGAACCGTTCCTCTCTGGATTACTACCAGGACACCCGGGTCGATTTGGCAACTATCTTGCGCATGCTGTTCGACCACAAGGGTCTGATCATCTGGATCGTCAGCCTGTTCTTCATGGTCGGCCTGGCCTACGCGATTCTTGCCACACCGATTTTCCAGGCCAATGCCATGATCCAGATCGAACCCAAGAAAGTGGGGATCGAAGGCACACCCGAGGTCAGCAACAAACCCATGTCGGTTTCCCAGGCCATGACCGAGATCGAACTGATCAAGTCACGGGCCTTGCTGGGCAAGGTCGTCGACGACCTGAAGCTCAATATCATCCAGAAACCCAACGTTCTGCCGGTCGTCGGTCCTTACCTGTATCGCACCTTCAAACCGGAATACGAAGGTGCCCTGGCCGAGCCGATGTTCGGACTGGAGCAATACGCCTGGGGCGGCGAGAAGATCGATATCTTTCAACTGGAGGTTCCGCAAGACCTTCTGGGGGAAGACCTGACACTGGTGGCAGGCAAGCCCGGCACCTTTGCACTTTATGACAAGGACCATGCCCTGTTGCTCAGCGGCGCCACCCACAGGACCGTCGAAGGTCGCGGCGTGAAGATCCAGGTCGCGGATATTCAGGCCCGTCCCGGTACCGAATTCACGGTCTCCCGGCTGCGTACCCTGAGCGCGGCACTGATTTACCAGAAACGCCTGAAGATCACCGAAGCCGGCAAGGACTCGGGAATCATCTACCTCTCCATCGAGGATCAGGACGCCAAACAGGCCAACGAGATACTCAACGAAATCAGCCGTCTGTATGTCCGCCAGAACGTCGAACGCAGTTCTGCCGAAGCCGCGCAGCGCCTGGAGTTCCTGCGCTCGCAATTGCCGATGGTGCGCAAGCAACTGGAAGAGTCGGAAGTAGCCCTGAACAACTTCCAGACCAGCGCCAAGTCGGTGGACCTGAGCATCGAAACCAAAGGTGTGCTCGATCAGGTGGTCAAGCTCGACTCCATGTTGTCGGAACTCAAGCTCAAGCGTGTGGAACTGGAACGACTCTATACCCGCGAACACCCGACCTACCGCAGCCTGATGAATCAGATGACCCAACTGGAGCAACAGAAGCAGGGCCTGCTGAAAAAGATCGAAGCCTTACCACTCACTCAGCAGGAATTGCTGCGCCTGACCCGTGACATGCAGGTCACCAGCCAGACCTACACCCTGATGCTCAACAAGAGCCAGGAACAGGACATTCTGCGGGCCGGCAGCATCGGTAACGTGCGAGTGATCGACAACGCCGATACCAACGTCGAAAGACCGGTCAAGCCGATGAAAACCCTGATCGTGCTGATCGCCACCCTGCTCGGCGGGCTGGTGGCCGTATCCATCATCTTTGTACGCCAGGCGTTCTATCGTGGCGTGGAAAGTGCCGAGTTCATCGAAAACATCGGCATGCCGGTCTACGCCTCACTCCCCTACTCCCGCCAGCAGGAACGTCTGGAGAAGAATCTGCAAAGCCGCGTTGCCAGCAAGGACTCGAAACTGCTGAGCATCGCCGCACCGACCGAGCTGGCCATAGAATCCCTGCGCAGCCTGCGTACCAGCCTGCACTTCGCCATGCTCGAAGCCCGTAATAACGTGCTGATGATTTCAAGCCCGTCTCCCGGCGTCGGCAAGTCGTTCGTCTCCAGCAACCTGGCGGCCATCATCGCCCAGACCGGCAAGCGGGTGCTGCTGATCGACGCCGATATGCGCAAGGGTTATCTGCACCGGGTACTGGGGCTGCAACCCAAGCACGGGCTGTCCGACACCCTGGCCGCGCGCCTGCACTGCACCGAAGTCATCAACCACACGCAGATTCGTCATCTGGATTTCATTTCATGCGGCTTCGCAGCGCCCAACCCTTCAGAACTCTTGATGCATGACAACTTCAACAAAATGCTCAACGAGCTTTCACCACTCTACGACCTGATCCTGATCGACACCCCACCCATCCTTGCCGTGACCGATGCGACCCTGGTGGGCCGTCAGGCGGGCACCTGCCTGCTGGTGGCCCGTTTCGGCGTGACCACCATCAAGGAAATCGAAGCCTGCAAACGCCGGCTCGGGCAGAACGGCATTCTGATCAAGGGCGCCATTTTCAATGCCGTGGTGCGCAAGGCATCGAGTTCCGATTACGACTGTGCTGCCTATGGATACAGCTACAACCCGGTTCACAAATGA
- a CDS encoding low molecular weight protein-tyrosine-phosphatase, whose product MFSNVLVVCVGNICRSPMAEALLRHRLSSSAVHIHSAGIGTMPGSSIDPLAKTVLQVHGVPTRRHEARQVNRQLLRQADLILLMEQPHILNILKLAPEVRGKTFLIGKWQHQQEIADPYRGPKSAFEKTYEHLSRCVDDWLPYLQSGETR is encoded by the coding sequence ATGTTCAGTAATGTGCTGGTGGTCTGCGTCGGCAATATCTGCCGCAGCCCCATGGCCGAAGCCCTGCTGCGCCATCGCCTGTCGTCATCCGCGGTGCATATCCATTCGGCAGGGATCGGCACGATGCCGGGCTCGTCCATCGACCCACTGGCAAAAACCGTATTGCAGGTTCATGGCGTCCCGACACGCCGCCATGAAGCGCGTCAGGTGAATCGGCAACTACTGCGTCAGGCAGATCTGATCCTGCTGATGGAGCAGCCGCACATTCTCAACATTCTGAAACTGGCGCCGGAAGTCCGTGGCAAGACGTTTCTGATCGGCAAGTGGCAACACCAGCAGGAAATAGCCGACCCCTACCGGGGGCCCAAGTCAGCCTTTGAAAAGACCTATGAGCATCTTTCGCGATGCGTTGACGACTGGCTTCCTTATCTTCAGTCAGGAGAAACAAGATAA